From the genome of Triticum aestivum cultivar Chinese Spring chromosome 3B, IWGSC CS RefSeq v2.1, whole genome shotgun sequence, one region includes:
- the LOC123071266 gene encoding phenylacetaldehyde reductase has protein sequence MELTGGDSGCARGGLVCVTGGSGFIGSWLVRLLLDRGYTVHATVQNLQDEGETKHLQALDGADTRLRLFQMDLLDPASVRPAVEGVHGVFHLASPVILQPARDPENELLLPAVNGTLNVLRAAKDSGIKRVVLVSSQTAMCPSPDWPAGKVIDEDSWADAEILKKLELWYNVSKTLAEKAAWDFAGEEGLQLAVLNPAMVLGPTLTPAATPSLRLLMLLLGGERLDMDLFFIGCVDVRDVAQSLVVLYENTSAQGRHLCLESAARLIDFHDQLANLYPEFPVQRIQEDKQGWLVRSKAPSKKLIDLGVHFTPFDKTVSDTVDCLRSKGEI, from the exons ATGGAGTTGACCGGCGGAGACAGCGGCTGTGCTCGCGGCGGGCTCGTCTGCGTGACCGGCGGCAGCGGTTTCATCGGCTCCTggctcgtccgcctcctcctcgaccGCGGCTACACCGTCCACGCGACCGTCCAGAACCTCC AGGACGAGGGCGAGACGAAGCACCTGCAGGCTCTGGACGGCGCGGACACGCGCCTCCGGCTGTTCCAGATGGACCTCCTCGACCCCGCGTCCGTCAGGCCGGCGGTCGAGGGCGTCCACGGCGTCTTCCACCTGGCCTCCCCCGTGATACTGCAGCCCGCACGAGACCCCGAG AACGAGCTGCTGCTGCCGGCGGTCAACGGCACGCTCAACGTCCTCCGCGCCGCCAAAGACAGCGGCATAAAGCGTGTCGTGCTGGTGTCGTCGCAGACGGCCATGTGTCCGAGTCCCGACTGGCCTGCCGGCAAGGTCATAGATGAAGACTCCTGGGCCGACGCTGAGATCCTCAAGAAACTTGAG CTTTGGTACAACGTATCTAAGACGCTGGCAGAGAAGGCTGCGTGGGACTTCGCCGGAGAGGAAGGACTGCAGCTGGCTGTGCTGAATCCGGCGATGGTGCTTGGCCCAACGTTGACCCCAGCAGCTACTCCCAGTCTCCGTCTGCTGATGCTGCTTCTGGGAG GCGAAAGGCTTGACATGGACCTCTTCTTCATTGGCTGCGTCGATGTCAGAGATGTGGCACAATCTCTGGTAGTGCTCTATGAGAACACGTCAGCGCAGGGACGTCACTTGTGCTTGGAGTCCGCCGCACGGCTCATCGATTTCCACGATCAACTTGCTAATCTTTACCCCGAATTCCCGGTTCAGAG GATCCAGGAGGACAAACAGGGCTGGTTGGTGAGATCGAAGGCTCCGTCCAAGAAATTGATCGATCTGGGTGTTCATTTCACCCCATTCGACAAAACTGTCAGTGACACGGTGGATTGCTTAAGGAGCAAAGGGGAAATCTAG
- the LOC123065866 gene encoding phenylacetaldehyde reductase — protein sequence MALAGGDGRGELVCVTGGSGFIGSWLVRLLLDRGYTVHATVQNLQDEGETKHLQALDGADTRLRLFQMDLLDPASVRPAIQGVHGVFHLASPVILQPAQDPENELLLPAVNGALNVLRAAKDSGVKRVVMVSSQTAMCPTADWPADKVIDDDCWADVEILKKLELWYNVSKTLAEKAAWDFAGEEGLKLVVLNPGLVLGPTLTPAPTGSLRLLMLLLGGQKLDMEPFFVGCVDVRDVAQSLVVLYENPSAQGRHLCMESAVRLVDFHDELANLYPEFPVHRIQEDKQGWVVRSKAPSKKLIELGVRFTPFDKTVRETVDCLRSKGEI from the exons ATGGCGTTGGCCGGCGGAGATGGTCGCGGCGAGCTCGTCTGCGTGACCGGCGGCAGCGGCTTCATCGGCTCCTggctcgtccgcctcctcctcgaccGCGGCTACACCGTCCACGCCACCGTCCAGAACCTCC AGGACGAGGGCGAGACGAAGCACCTGCAGGCTCTGGATGGCGCGGACACGCGGCTCCGGCTGTTCCAGATGGACCTCCTCGACCCTGCCTCCGTCAGGCCGGCCATCCAGGGCGTCCACGGCGTCTTCCACCTGGCCTCCCCTGTGATACTGCAGCCCGCACAAGACCCCGAG AACGAGCTGCTGCTGCCGGCGGTCAACGGCGCGCTCAACGTCCTCCGCGCAGCCAAAGACAGCGGCGTCAAGCGTGTCGTGATGGTGTCTTCGCAGACGGCCATGTGTCCGACTGCCGACTGGCCGGCCGACAAGGTCATAGACGACGACTGCTGGGCCGACGTTGAGATCCTCAAGAAACTCGAG CTTTGGTACAACGTCTCCAAAACGCTGGCCGAGAAGGCGGCGTGGGACTTCGCCGGAGAGGAAGGACTGAAGCTGGTTGTGCTGAATCCAGGGCTGGTGCTGGGCCCGACGTTGACCCCAGCACCTACTGGTAGTCTCCGTCTGCTGATGCTGCTTCTGGGAG GCCAGAAGCTTGACATGGAACCCTTCTTCGTTGGCTGCGTTGACGTCAGAGATGTGGCACAATCTCTGGTGGTGCTCTATGAGAACCCGTCGGCGCAGGGACGCCACCTGTGCATGGAGTCCGCCGTACGCCTCGTCGATTTCCACGATGAACTTGCTAATCTTTACCCTGAATTCCCGGTTCACAG GATCCAGGAGGACAAACAGGGCTGGGTGGTGAGATCAAAGGCTCCGTCCAAGAAACTGATCGAGTTGGGTGTTCGTTTCACCCCATTCGACAAGACTGTCAGGGAGACGGTGGATTGCTTAAGGAGCAAAGGGGAAATCTAG
- the LOC123071267 gene encoding gamma-interferon-responsive lysosomal thiol protein isoform X2 has product MAPLPLLPQVLVPVLVLLCLSPACAARRVSVAVYYETLCPFCSGFVVNDLARIFRNGLSSNVDLRLVPFGNGRVSPDGSMTCQHGEDECRLNAIQACVISVWPDAERHFPFIYCIEHLALTQKWGAWQSCFHEAGLVSQPVLDCYNSGYGRQLELRYAAETNALQPPHKFVPWVVVNGRPLGDDYTNFEAYVCNAYDGELPEACRGKHLQIAQHTRASPGHKRNPRELAIVLAFCIALWF; this is encoded by the exons AtggctcccctgcctcttcttcctcAGGTCCTGGTTCCAGTCCTCGTCCTGCTCTGTCTCTCTCCGGCCTGCGCTGCCCGGAGGGTCTCGGTGGCGGTCTACTACGAGACGCTGTGCCCGTTCTGCTCGGGCTTCGTCGTGAACGACCTTGCCAGGATCTTCCGGAACGGCCTCTCCTCCAATGTCGACCTCCGGCTCGTCCCTTTCGGCAATGGGCGCGTCTCGCCCGACGGATCCATGACCTGCCAG CATGGGGAGGATGAGTGCCGACTCAACGCCATACAAGCTTGCGTTATCAGTGTCTGGCCTGATGCG GAACGGCATTTCCCTTTCATATATTGCATCGAGCATTTGGCTCTGACTCAGAAATGGGGCGCGTGGCAGTCATGCTTTCACGAAGCTGGTCTGGTCTCTCAGCCTGTCTTGGACTGCTACAACTCAGGATACGGTAGGCAG CTCGAACTCCGGTATGCGGCAGAGACGAATGCTCTCCAGCCCCCTCATAAGTTTGTGCCTTGGGTGGTCGTGAATGGGAGACCCCTTGGCGAT GATTACACCAATTTCGAAGCCTACGTTTGCAACGCTTATGACGGCGAACTTCCAGAGGCATGCAGGGGAAAGCACCTGCAAATTGCTCAGCACACAAGAGCAAGCCCAGGACACAAG AGGAATCCAAGAGAGTTGGCCATTGTACTTGCTTTTTGCATCGCTCTCTGGTTCTGA
- the LOC123071267 gene encoding gamma-interferon-responsive lysosomal thiol protein isoform X1 has product MAPLPLLPQVLVPVLVLLCLSPACAARRVSVAVYYETLCPFCSGFVVNDLARIFRNGLSSNVDLRLVPFGNGRVSPDGSMTCQHGEDECRLNAIQACVISVWPDAERHFPFIYCIEHLALTQKWGAWQSCFHEAGLVSQPVLDCYNSGYGRQLELRYAAETNALQPPHKFVPWVVVNGRPLGDDYTNFEAYVCNAYDGELPEACRGKHLQIAQHTRASPGHKSMRHAFERQESAYNLWKPSFLLLLFLGMGTSLRIVIFRDIPDWVSCSYNTEESKRVGHCTCFLHRSLVLKRYFIKINPNFPETGQDSPLTNTSSSCIY; this is encoded by the exons AtggctcccctgcctcttcttcctcAGGTCCTGGTTCCAGTCCTCGTCCTGCTCTGTCTCTCTCCGGCCTGCGCTGCCCGGAGGGTCTCGGTGGCGGTCTACTACGAGACGCTGTGCCCGTTCTGCTCGGGCTTCGTCGTGAACGACCTTGCCAGGATCTTCCGGAACGGCCTCTCCTCCAATGTCGACCTCCGGCTCGTCCCTTTCGGCAATGGGCGCGTCTCGCCCGACGGATCCATGACCTGCCAG CATGGGGAGGATGAGTGCCGACTCAACGCCATACAAGCTTGCGTTATCAGTGTCTGGCCTGATGCG GAACGGCATTTCCCTTTCATATATTGCATCGAGCATTTGGCTCTGACTCAGAAATGGGGCGCGTGGCAGTCATGCTTTCACGAAGCTGGTCTGGTCTCTCAGCCTGTCTTGGACTGCTACAACTCAGGATACGGTAGGCAG CTCGAACTCCGGTATGCGGCAGAGACGAATGCTCTCCAGCCCCCTCATAAGTTTGTGCCTTGGGTGGTCGTGAATGGGAGACCCCTTGGCGAT GATTACACCAATTTCGAAGCCTACGTTTGCAACGCTTATGACGGCGAACTTCCAGAGGCATGCAGGGGAAAGCACCTGCAAATTGCTCAGCACACAAGAGCAAGCCCAGGACACAAG TCGATGCGTCATGCCTTTGAGCGACAAGAATCTGCTTACAATTTATGGAAgcctagttttcttcttcttttgtttttgGGCATGGGCACTTCACTTCGCATTGTTATATTCAGAGACATTCCTGATTGGGTTTCATGCTCTTATAACACAGAGGAATCCAAGAGAGTTGGCCATTGTACTTGCTTTTTGCATCGCTCTCTGGTTCTGAAGCGCTACTTCATCAAGATTAACCCAAACTTTCCGGAGACAGGTCAAGATAGTCCACTAACAAATACTAGCAGTAGCTGCATATATTGA